The following coding sequences are from one Tachysurus vachellii isolate PV-2020 chromosome 7, HZAU_Pvac_v1, whole genome shotgun sequence window:
- the LOC132849017 gene encoding transcription factor Jun-like, translating into MDGLFYNEALDGGLNHHLHHLHHHHGSGYEAVTRNMSLNLSDAPHDALTLTSPDLQLLKLTSPELERLLIQTCNGSAPSTPTSGQARTFSAPKQTTDERDAFALEEFQCHQRMCTNPSDVPAVATGPSHACSGFAEHVNHTWDTYTDAPLCAPPRYSCAPGHKDEPQKVPETPPLSPIDMEDQERIKAERKRMRNRVAASKCRKRKLERLARLEERVSRLTGENGDLRGAADSLRDQVTQLRHQLLDHIKSGCKLLSQQLQTVKEF; encoded by the coding sequence atggaCGGTTTGTTTTATAATGAAGCTTTGGATGGTGGTTTAaaccatcatcttcatcatcttcatcatcatcatgggaGCGGATACGAAGCCGTGACGCGCAACATGAGCCTGAATCTGTCGGACGCGCCGCACGACGCGCTCACACTCACGTCCCCGGACCTCCAGCTACTGAAGCTCACGTCCCCGGAGCTCGAGCGACTCCTCATTCAGACGTGTAATGGTTCAGCTCCTTCGACCCCGACTTCCGGTCAGGCGCGCACTTTCTCCGCTCCAAAACAAACCACGGACGAGCGCGATGCCTTCGCCTTAGAGGAGTTTCAGTGTCACCAAAGGATGTGTACTAACCCCAGTGATGTCCCAGCTGTGGCTACGGGACCGTCTCACGCGTGTTCCGGTTTCGCGGAGCACGTAAATCACACGTGGGACACGTACACCGACGCGCCGCTCTGCGCGCCTCCGCGTTACAGCTGCGCGCCGGGGCACAAAGACGAGCCGCAGAAAGTCCCGGAGACGCCGCCGCTGTCTCCCATCGACATGGAGGACCAGGAGAGGATTAAAGCCGAGAGGAAACGCATGAGAAACCGCGTGGCCGCCTCCAAGTGCCGGAAGCGGAAGCTGGAGCGTCTCGCGCGGCTGGAGGAGAGAGTGAGCCGGTTAACGGGGGAGAACGGAGACCTGCGCGGCGCCGCGGATTCGCTCAGAGACCAAGTGACGCAGCTCAGACACCAGTTACTGGATCACATCAAGAGCGGCTGCAAACTCCTCAGTCAGCAGCTGCAGACTGTTAAAGAGTTTTAA
- the fggy gene encoding FGGY carbohydrate kinase domain-containing protein isoform X1: MTSPLPLEDRCYVGVDVGSSSVRAALVSHDGHVTATAEEPIHIWQPHTDHYEQSSDDIWRKCCSTVKKVTEGIVKSRVRGIGFDATCSLVVLDQNFQPVAVNEDGVTERNVIMWMDHRAMEQASRITAMAHRVLSTVGGVMSPEMQPPKLLWLKENLRQSCWKEAAHFFDLPDFLSWKATGSLARSLCTLVCKWTYSPLDGWDDSFLATVGLGDLTENNHSKIGQWTCRPGSPLERGLTPGAAADLGLEAGTAVGGSLIDAHAGGLGVIGADVSGHHLPCGSQPITSRLALICGTSSCHMAVSQTPLFVPGVWGPYLSAMVPDLWLNEGGQSATGKLIDHVVTGHAAFSQLKERAEKSGVNIYSFLNGYLEEMAEDLKNPDELTAGLHVWPDFHGNRSPLADQSLKGMVVGLSLSQTLGDLARLYLATVQATALGTRHILEALREAGHDITTLFLCGGLSKNPLFVQMHANVTGLPIVLPAEREAVLVGAAILGACASQDYNTIQEAMEKMGKVGQVVRPNLELESFYRKKYAVFLRLFAHQREYAALMSDCPSHAVSAVRK, from the exons ATGACGAGCCCTTTGCCCTTAGAGGACCGGTGTTATGTGGGTGTGGATGTGGGCAGCAGTAGTGTTCGAGCCGCATTGGTTTCTCATGACGGACACGTTACAGCCACAGCGGAGGAGCCCATACACATCTGGCAGCCTCATACAGATCATTACGAACAATCCTCAGACGACATCTGGAGGAAATGCTGCAGCACcgtgaag AAAGTGACCGAAGGCATTGTGAAGTCACGTGTGAGAGGGATAGGATTTGATGCCACATGCTCATTGGTGGTTCTGGACCAGAACTTTCAGCCCGTAGCTGTTAATGAAGACG GTGTCACAGAGAGGAACGTTATCATGTGGATGGACCACAGAGCCATGGAACAAGCATCTCGCATCACAGCCATGGCTCATCGAGTCCTGAGCACTGTGGGAGGTGTGATGTCTCCTGAAATGCAGCCTCCAAAGTTACTGTGGCTGAAAGAG AATCTGAGGCAAAGCTGCTGGAAGGAAGCTGCACACTTCTTCGACCTGCCAGACTTTTTATCCTGGAAGGCAACAGGTTCGTTAGCAAG ATCACTCTGCACACTGGTGTGTAAGTGGACTTATTCGCCGCTAGACGGTTGGGACGACAGTTTTTTGGCCACCGTCGGTCTCGGGGACTTGACTGAGAATAATCATTCAAAAATCG GACAGTGGACGTGTCGTCCCGGCAGCCCGCTCGAAAGAGGACTGACTCCGGGGGCAGCAGCGGATTTAGGTCTGGAGGCGGGAACAGCTGTGGGAGGGTCTCTGATCGACGCCCATGCAGGAGGATTGG GCGTTATCGGAGCGGATGTGAGCGGCCATCACCTGCCGTGTGGAAGTCAGCCAATCACGTCGCGCCTTGCTCTGATCTGTGGAACCTCTTCTTGTCACATGGCT gtgagCCAGACACCTCTGTTTGTTCCAGGTGTGTGGGGTCCGTATCTGTCCGCCATGGTTCCAGACCTGTGGCTTAACGAAGGCGGTCAGAGCGCTACAGGAAAACTG ATCGATCACGTGGTGACAGGACACGCCGCTTTCTCTCAGTTAAAGGAGCGGGCAGAGAAAAG TGGTGTGAACATTTACTCATTCCTGAATGGATATCTCGAAGAAATGGCCGAAGACCTGAAGAACCCCGACGAACTGACCGCCGGCCTGCACGTGTGGCCCGATTTCCATGGCAACCGATCGCCTCTTGCTGACCAGAGCCTGAAAGGCATG GTTGTTGGTCTGTCTTTGTCTCAGACGCTGGGAGACTTGGCTCGTCTCTACCTCGCTACTGTACAAGCTACTGCT CTCGGCACCAGACACATCCTGGAAGCATTAAGGGAAGCAGGACATGACATCACCACCTTGTTCCTGTGTGGAGGACTCAGTAAGAACCCTCTGTTTGTGCAGATGCACGCCAATGTGACGG GTTTACCGATTGTCCTgcctgcagagagagaggccGTGTTGGTTGGAGCTGCTATTCTGGGTGCCTGCGCCTCACAGGACTACAACACCATTCAG gAAGCCATGGAGAAAATGGGCAAAGTCGGACAAGTGGTTCGACCTAACCTCGAGCTCGAGAG cttttACAGGAAGAAGTACGCCGTCTTCCTGCGTCTCTTTGCCCATCAAAGAGAGTATGCGGCGCTGATGAGTGACTGTCCTTCTCATGCTGTCTCTGCTGTAAGGAAGTGA
- the fggy gene encoding FGGY carbohydrate kinase domain-containing protein isoform X2 — translation MWMDHRAMEQASRITAMAHRVLSTVGGVMSPEMQPPKLLWLKENLRQSCWKEAAHFFDLPDFLSWKATGSLARSLCTLVCKWTYSPLDGWDDSFLATVGLGDLTENNHSKIGQWTCRPGSPLERGLTPGAAADLGLEAGTAVGGSLIDAHAGGLGVIGADVSGHHLPCGSQPITSRLALICGTSSCHMAVSQTPLFVPGVWGPYLSAMVPDLWLNEGGQSATGKLIDHVVTGHAAFSQLKERAEKSGVNIYSFLNGYLEEMAEDLKNPDELTAGLHVWPDFHGNRSPLADQSLKGMVVGLSLSQTLGDLARLYLATVQATALGTRHILEALREAGHDITTLFLCGGLSKNPLFVQMHANVTGLPIVLPAEREAVLVGAAILGACASQDYNTIQEAMEKMGKVGQVVRPNLELESFYRKKYAVFLRLFAHQREYAALMSDCPSHAVSAVRK, via the exons ATGTGGATGGACCACAGAGCCATGGAACAAGCATCTCGCATCACAGCCATGGCTCATCGAGTCCTGAGCACTGTGGGAGGTGTGATGTCTCCTGAAATGCAGCCTCCAAAGTTACTGTGGCTGAAAGAG AATCTGAGGCAAAGCTGCTGGAAGGAAGCTGCACACTTCTTCGACCTGCCAGACTTTTTATCCTGGAAGGCAACAGGTTCGTTAGCAAG ATCACTCTGCACACTGGTGTGTAAGTGGACTTATTCGCCGCTAGACGGTTGGGACGACAGTTTTTTGGCCACCGTCGGTCTCGGGGACTTGACTGAGAATAATCATTCAAAAATCG GACAGTGGACGTGTCGTCCCGGCAGCCCGCTCGAAAGAGGACTGACTCCGGGGGCAGCAGCGGATTTAGGTCTGGAGGCGGGAACAGCTGTGGGAGGGTCTCTGATCGACGCCCATGCAGGAGGATTGG GCGTTATCGGAGCGGATGTGAGCGGCCATCACCTGCCGTGTGGAAGTCAGCCAATCACGTCGCGCCTTGCTCTGATCTGTGGAACCTCTTCTTGTCACATGGCT gtgagCCAGACACCTCTGTTTGTTCCAGGTGTGTGGGGTCCGTATCTGTCCGCCATGGTTCCAGACCTGTGGCTTAACGAAGGCGGTCAGAGCGCTACAGGAAAACTG ATCGATCACGTGGTGACAGGACACGCCGCTTTCTCTCAGTTAAAGGAGCGGGCAGAGAAAAG TGGTGTGAACATTTACTCATTCCTGAATGGATATCTCGAAGAAATGGCCGAAGACCTGAAGAACCCCGACGAACTGACCGCCGGCCTGCACGTGTGGCCCGATTTCCATGGCAACCGATCGCCTCTTGCTGACCAGAGCCTGAAAGGCATG GTTGTTGGTCTGTCTTTGTCTCAGACGCTGGGAGACTTGGCTCGTCTCTACCTCGCTACTGTACAAGCTACTGCT CTCGGCACCAGACACATCCTGGAAGCATTAAGGGAAGCAGGACATGACATCACCACCTTGTTCCTGTGTGGAGGACTCAGTAAGAACCCTCTGTTTGTGCAGATGCACGCCAATGTGACGG GTTTACCGATTGTCCTgcctgcagagagagaggccGTGTTGGTTGGAGCTGCTATTCTGGGTGCCTGCGCCTCACAGGACTACAACACCATTCAG gAAGCCATGGAGAAAATGGGCAAAGTCGGACAAGTGGTTCGACCTAACCTCGAGCTCGAGAG cttttACAGGAAGAAGTACGCCGTCTTCCTGCGTCTCTTTGCCCATCAAAGAGAGTATGCGGCGCTGATGAGTGACTGTCCTTCTCATGCTGTCTCTGCTGTAAGGAAGTGA
- the LOC132848026 gene encoding peroxiredoxin-6-like, with protein sequence MPAPLLGDVFPNFEADTTIGTIRLHDYLGDSWGILFSHPRDYTPVCTTELGRAAVLSPQFAKRNVKLIGLSIDSVEDHHGWSKDILAYNNDETVSIFPFPIIADAKRELAVELGMLDPNEKDQTGMPLTARCVFVIGPDKKLKLSLLYPATTGRNFDEILRVIDSLQLTANQQVATPVDWQSGNRVMVPPSIPEEEAKRMFPAGVYTKELPSGKKYLRYTPQP encoded by the exons atgcCGGCTCCTCTACTCGGAGATGTGTTCCCTAACTTTGAAGCAGACACCACCATCGGAACAATCAGACTCCACGACTACCTGGGAGACTC CTGGGGCATCCTGTTCTCGCACCCACGGGACTACACGCCGGTCTGCACCACCGAGCTGGGACGAGCAGCCGTGCTGAGTCCACAGTTTGCTAAGCGCAATGTTAAGTTGATAGGTTTGTCCATTGACAGTGTTGAGGACCACCATGGCTGGAGTAAG GACATCCTGGCCTACAATAATGATGAGACCGTCTCCATCTTCCCGTTTCCCATCATAGCAGATGCTAAGCGTGAATTGGCTGTGGAGCTGGGGATGTTGGATCCGAATGAGAAAGATCAGACCGGTATGCCGCTGACTGCCCGATGC GTTTTTGTGATTGGTCCTGATAAGAAGTTAAAGCTCTCACTGCTCTACCCGGCCACTACGGGACGCAACTTTGACGAGATTCTACGAGTGATTGATTCCTTGCAGTTAACAGCGAATCAGCAGGTGGCGACACCTGTAGACTGGCAG TCTGGAAATCGGGTCATGGTTCCTCCTAGCATCCCTGAGGAAGAAGCCAAGAGAATGTTCCCTGCTGGGGTGTACACTAAAGAGCTTCCTTCTGGGAAGAAATATCTGCGCTACACACCACAACCATGA
- the LOC132848027 gene encoding polyisoprenoid diphosphate/phosphate phosphohydrolase PLPP6-like, with protein MRRNSAVAGNGRLELSASSSSSSSSSLLSSSSSARTRVLDSVSRRLSSSITSAPPGLVLSPRPSPSLPAVALRSLLAVDVWFSRRMALCAGKEAPLCGMRPLVKLVQLTGHAAPWLAITLYLVICSKTAEEKEVMINLFLALLLDHAVVRIVKRAVSFQHSEWFATLFPQSGSFPSGHATRVAMCARFLHTHLLSDCPMRFVLLFWTLLLALTQVMLGQHNVSGVLLALVMGYCHYSIVETCWLSVERLQDVLFATMGRHVTQRG; from the exons ATGCGCAGGAACAGCGCTGTGGCAGGTAACGGAAGGCTCGAGCTGTCtgcctcctcttcttcttcgtcctcctcctctttaTTGTCCTCCTCGTCTTCCGCTCGGACCCGCGTGCTTGACTCTGTGTCACGACGTCTGTCCTCCAGCATCACGTCTGCGCCACCGGGGCTCGTGTTGTCCCCGCGCCCGAGTCCGTCTCTCCCCGCCGTGGCGCTGCGCTCGCTGCTGGCTGTGGACGTGTGGTTCTCCAGGAGGATGGCACTGTGCGCCGGGAAGGAGGCTCCTCTGTGTGGCATGAGGCCGCTGGTGAAGCTGGTGCAGTTGACCGGACACGCAGCGCCGTGGCTCGCCATCACACTTTACCTTGTCATCTGCAGTAAAACCGCGGAGGAGAAAGAAGTCATGATCAACCTGTTCCTGG CACTTTTGCTAGACCATGCTGTGGTCAGAATAGTGAAGCGTGCTGTGAGCTTTCAGCACTCGGAATGGTTTGCCACATTATTCCCACAATCTGGCTCCTTCCCTTCGGGCCATGCTACCCGGGTTGCCATGTGTGCCCGTTTTCTGCACACTCACCTGCTTTCAGACTGCCCTATGCgttttgttttgctcttctGGACGCTCCTCCTGGCTCTGACACAGGTTATGCTCGGCCAACACAATGTGAGTGGGGTCCTCCTTGCTCTGGTTATGGGTTACTGTCACTACAGCATTGTGGAGACCTGCTGGCTGTCCGTGGAGAGACTGCAGGACGTCCTGTTTGCCACCATGGGGAGACATGTCACTCAGAGAGGCTGA